Proteins from a genomic interval of Lolium perenne isolate Kyuss_39 chromosome 1, Kyuss_2.0, whole genome shotgun sequence:
- the LOC127312432 gene encoding uncharacterized protein, giving the protein MGQARARGGNSGANAGRQQRPRVGTGACPGLRPWGGEGAGLGRPPWGGGGAVLGRSTHGPAAGTLTEQAGASGHHIGVEHAGAGGVHVWRSRQGPTTEENGSGRIRKKARGCNIVAFIGSFSCILLCEPEPGSRRLRCMT; this is encoded by the exons ATGGGGCAGGCGCGTGCCCGCGGCGGCAACAGCGGGGCAAACGCGGGCCGGCAGCAGCGACCACGGGTCGGGACAGGAGCGTGCCCGGGACTGCGCCCTTGGGGCGGAGAAGGCGCGGGCCTTGGACGGCCACCTTGGGGCGGTGGCGGCGCGGTCCTGGGGCGGAGCACGCATGGGCCAGCGGCGGGAACGCTGACGGAGCAGGCAGGGGCCAGCGGCCACCACATCGGGGTGGAGCATGCAGGGGCCGGCGGCGTCCATGTCTGGCGGAGTAGGCAGGGCCCGACGACGGAGGAAAACGGCAGTGGCCGGATCAGGAAGAAGGCACGAG GTTGCAATATCGTTGCTTTCATCGGTTCATTCAGCTGCATACTTCTGTGTGA GCCTGAACCTGGCTCAAGAAGATTGAG GTGCATGACATGA